Within Psychrobacter sp. AH5, the genomic segment AATTGCAGCCACTGCGCTGACTGGCTTGGCAAGATATCATTAAACCCTTTAATAGCTTTGATCATGGTACGCTTCTATCCTCAAACTTTAAGACGGTTATTTATAAAGGTGATTTTTATGCTAAGCACTCTGGCAAATAAGTCTTGCCAATATTATTTTAATAACGACACTGTTTAGTTAACGACTGTTTTATTAACAACTATCTAACTCGAATGATTTCATTCTCACGTGATTTGGCTAATTCTTCAGCGTGAGCGCGCACCATCTGCTCAATCTCATCCACTAAATTATCGGTATCGATTAGATGACTCTTCTCGCCCATTCGATAAACTAACGATTTAGGAGACGCACCAACGATACCGATATCGGCTTCTTTAGCCTCACCTGGACCATTTACTTTACAACCAATAACCGACAAATTCATTGGTTCACGTAGATCCTCTAAACGCGACTCTAAAGCCGTCATCACTTTAATAACGTCAAACTCTTGACGCGAGCAGCTAGGACAAGCGATGAAGTTTACGCCATTGGAGCGAATATTGAGTGATTTTAGAATATCAAAACCGATCTTAATCTCCTCTTCCGGCTCAGCGGCCAAAGAGATGCGAATAGTATCACCAATACCATCAAGCAACAAACCGCCTAAAGCAATAGCAGATTTGACCGCGCCCGTGCGATAAACGCCCGCTTCTGTCACTCCTAAATGCAAGGGATTATCAATCTGCGCCGATATCAAGCGATAAGCATCTAAGGTCAAAAATACGTTACTGGCTTTGACGGATACTTTGTATTGATCAAAATTAAGCCGATCTAAAATATCGATATGACGCATTGCAGATTCGAGCATCGCCTCGCCCGTGGGCTCAGTATATTTGCGCTGAATATCTTTTTCTAAAGATCCAGCATTAACGCCGATACGAATAGGAATATTGTAATCACGGGCACAGGCTACTACTTCACGAACCTTAGCATCACTACCAATATTACCTGGGTTAATACGCAGACAATCAGCACCAGCCGCCGCTACTGCTAAGGCAATTTTATGATCAAAATGCACATCAGCAATAAGCGGTACGCTGACCAATTTACGAATCTCGCCAAAAGCTTTTACCGTATCCATAGTTGGAGTAGAGACGCGCATCAAGTCCGCACCCGCTTCTACGCAGCGCTCGATTTGGGCGACGGTGGCGGCCACATCACAAGTATCGGTATTGGTCATACTCTGCACACTGATCGGCGCATCGCCACCAACGGCCACATCACCTACATATATTTTTTTAGTAACACGGCGATGAATAGGCGTTGACGTTGACATACAAAATCCTTTACATAAGTAAAAATATTAAAAGTTTATGGCGCAAGCTCAAATATAGCGCGATTGCCTGCTGAGTACTGATCAAGAGCTACAGTTTGTTGATTGAGGACTAAGCTGACATTATCAACATCATCAATTTGGATACTAAATGGCGGTGTCCCTATTAGCGTATAGTTGCCTTTGGTCTGCTCACCATTCATCAAACTATTGCCCGAGGCGTCTGTGATATCGACATCGACTGCATCGGTAAGTTTAACCTCTAAAGTAGCACTACTTTGCACTTCACCGCCTAAATTAATTGCTGAACCAGAAGCCCCAACGCCGTCATTTTCTGTAATGATTGCCGCGCCTTGCGCTTGTTCAATGGAGCTAATATCCTCTGCTACCGGCGTGGTTTCATCTACGTCTTGACTGGCATTACTCACCATACGAAACAAAAATACCGCTAGGATAATCAGCGCAATCACGCCAAATATCAACAAAGGGTTGAAGCGAATACGACTGGTCGTATCACGCTGCAAAGTACCCATAGGTCGCAGTAGCGACTCAGCATTCGTAGCTGAACGCGCTTTTAGCTCATTGGGATAAGCCATATCAAAAGCATTAGCAACGCTATTGGGATCTAGCTG encodes:
- the ispG gene encoding flavodoxin-dependent (E)-4-hydroxy-3-methylbut-2-enyl-diphosphate synthase, encoding MSTSTPIHRRVTKKIYVGDVAVGGDAPISVQSMTNTDTCDVAATVAQIERCVEAGADLMRVSTPTMDTVKAFGEIRKLVSVPLIADVHFDHKIALAVAAAGADCLRINPGNIGSDAKVREVVACARDYNIPIRIGVNAGSLEKDIQRKYTEPTGEAMLESAMRHIDILDRLNFDQYKVSVKASNVFLTLDAYRLISAQIDNPLHLGVTEAGVYRTGAVKSAIALGGLLLDGIGDTIRISLAAEPEEEIKIGFDILKSLNIRSNGVNFIACPSCSRQEFDVIKVMTALESRLEDLREPMNLSVIGCKVNGPGEAKEADIGIVGASPKSLVYRMGEKSHLIDTDNLVDEIEQMVRAHAEELAKSRENEIIRVR
- a CDS encoding RodZ domain-containing protein; the encoded protein is MTEPSLNTQLNAQKSFGAMLQQARKEKQVSIETAAAELFILKRHLEALENENFAELPQVAFARGFAINYAKYLQLDPNSVANAFDMAYPNELKARSATNAESLLRPMGTLQRDTTSRIRFNPLLIFGVIALIILAVFLFRMVSNASQDVDETTPVAEDISSIEQAQGAAIITENDGVGASGSAINLGGEVQSSATLEVKLTDAVDVDITDASGNSLMNGEQTKGNYTLIGTPPFSIQIDDVDNVSLVLNQQTVALDQYSAGNRAIFELAP